The Schistocerca americana isolate TAMUIC-IGC-003095 unplaced genomic scaffold, iqSchAmer2.1 HiC_scaffold_1284, whole genome shotgun sequence genomic sequence ttccaagggtgagaggtaggtttgtacatctttattgttatcttttgtaggactttgggctcacaggggtcctttttgccctacatacctttgcttcacttttcattgtgttgtgagggccctggggaccttgactttatgccatggttcaggttgggtggttgcgattccttcgagttgtgtcgttgatacccttaagtcgtctattttgtgatgagacgctggacgtgtagttggattacttgatctattgttgagacttgcagttcatcatgtaaagatataattcgggaccacctgggcgctttgagaatgattcttagacaccggttttgtagtcgtgtgtagtttgcggatgttggtggtggatgtgattccccacgtagcgcagccatatagcatcatcgggagtattgtcgcgcggtagatgcgtagcttcgtagctacgtttaggtcagtgcttgcctaagaaggggtatagtccatggatggcgcgaatgattttgaggcttttgtcgttgatgtgggctgagaatgtgagtttatggtccagggtgacccctaaatatttcgtcgtggtggaccattcgatggcgtggtcattgatctggaggcggcggtgaagaatcggtctccgtcgagtgaaaagtatgGCCTTTGTCTTGAGTGCGTTTGATAGTGATTTTATTATCAGTTGCCCACAAAAGGAGGATATCGATCTGGTGTTGCAAGCGGGTGATGGCTGTATATAATGAACGGCTGCTGGTAAGGAGAGCCGTTTCATCAGCGAACTGTGCTAGCATGATGTTCggcagtttgggcatgtcatttacgtagatggtgaacaggatgggagagagtaccgatccttgcggtataccgtcggagagatgtttggtgtctgagtgttggtcggcctgttggacgtaaaaacggcggtcggtcaggaagctgtcgataatcttgatgtaacagttggggatgtcggtggtgttccggagtttacttatgagcttctctcgccacaccttgtcaaatgcttgttgaacatccaggaaaatggctgctgtgtagtggtttagattgatttggtttgtgaggtgttccgagatccggagcagctggatttcggcggaaagtttgggttgaaaggcaaattggtctggtcgaatgacgtcattttccaagaggggcggcttgatgcgggccaagatgacacgttcaaacgttttgcccatcgtggaaaggagactgattggtcggtggtgcgcaggctgaagtgggtccttacccggtttcgggatgggtatgatctcggccagtttccattgtggtgggaaatgttccttcagcaggcattcgttgagtattctcgttaatagcactagtggtttccgtgggagatgcttcagatggtcgttcgaaattccgtcaggtccgggggcagatgtggagtgtAATTTCCTGAGTATGCGGCGAATTTCTCCTGGAGACGTCAGTTCTGGCCGGTCTCCGCTGGGGTGTTGTCTTATGTGGTGTGCCTCTGCCCGAGTGCGCGCGTCCTCTTCCTCATCGTTCTCAAAGTCTGCAAAATTCAGGCGTGATTGCGTTTCGTAAGTTTCCGCGAAAAGTTCGGCCTTTTGGAGGTTGTCAAAGATTAGGTTGGTGCCATCCGTGAGCGCCGTTTTTGGTGGCTTGGGTTTCTTGATATTACGGATGAGTGCCCATTCATCGCGCGATAGGTGTTGGATTCGTGCCATCCGGTCCTCCCATAGTTCGGCGCGCCATTCCTTGCAACGCCACGTGAGTTCTCTGGAGAGCTGGTGCATTTCTCGTCTATATGCTGGGTTGCGagtttgttgccattttttacgggctcgattcttcaaatatttcaagTCTTGCAGTGCCGGCGGCAGTGGGTCGCGATATGGTGTCGAGAAGAGTAACTTCGTGGAGGCCTGGTGAGCGGCCTTCTTGATTTTCGAAGTCAGACGAGTGATGGCGTCGTCGAGTTGCTCCGGTGTTGCTAATGGCTCCGTGGGGCGCACATTGTTGTTTAGCCACCTGGCGTAGGATATCCAGTCTGTGGAGACTTTCGTTTTCGGTGGCAATATTGGAAGAGctccagacagtgttccgagaacagGTTGGTGGTCAGAAGTCAAGTCATTGATCGTCTGGAGTGACAGATCGGGATTCATGTTTTTGATTATGGCCACATCTAGGACATCCGGCTGATGGCGTGGAACAGTAGGCAGGTAAGTCGGTTCTTcaggaccttgtgtgaatgcttggaGCCGAATTTCAAGTTCGTAGAGACGGGTGCCTTTGGCGTTCGTCTGCCGCGAGTTCCATGCTACATGCTTCGCATTAAGATCCCCACAAAGGAGGACTCTGTCGTATCGATCAAAGATGGAGATAAAGTCTTCATCTGTGAAGGCTGCGCCAGGGCTCAAGTAGGCTGCGACGAACGTGAGCTTCCCGTGTATGGTGGCGATCGTGACTGCTGTGGCTTCCAGACTCGTCATGTCAGGCAAGGTTTCGAGAGAGTGAGTGAGGGAAGATCGCAGGTAGATTGCTGTACCTCCACCGCGCCGATTGTGGCGGTCAGTGCGGTATCCCACCATGTTGCGAATGTTGAAGGTTTGGGTGGGTCGCAGATGCGTTTCGGACAATAGTAGCACATCAATTTTGTGGTGTTCGACGAAGTCGGTGAGTTCTACTTTCTTGGGAGCGACgccgttggcgttaaaaaagcagAATGTAAGGTTTCTGTGTTGATGCCGCTCTTGATCCATGTTAGTCGGTGAAAAAGGCCATGATTCCTTCCAGTAGAGTGAGTAGTTTGGATAACAGATCCGGTGCGTCGTTGAATTTGCGAGCTGTATCTGCTAAGATGGCAAAGACGTTCTTCGTTTTTAGTAAGTTGATGATGGAGCCCATGTTAGATAGCGCGGCGATGATATCGGACAGTCCGAGGGCGTTGTCCGTGgatcgttgctgctgttgttgctggcgaAGATCGTGCAGTCGTTGGCGCGCCGTGTTTTTCGGTCGAGTTGGTTGTTGCTGGGTTGGTGTTTGAAATAACGACGATGCAGCCGTCCAGGGTGTTCGGAGAGATGGGAAGTCCTTCGGAGTCGCCGCAAACGACGGCTGTGGTGGTTGTTGGGGCTCCTTGGATGGTGGAGGTCGCAGTTGGTAGGCGTGTATCGCCTTCTGAAATTCAGGGCAACCACGCCAAGTCCCAGGGTGGCCTTCTTGGCGACAGTTTGTTCAGATGGGTGGTTCTGTTCGTGGCTTGGTACAATCCTTTGCGTGGTGGTGGCCGCCACAGCGTACACACCTGACCGGCATCTGACAGTACcggccagtgtggttgaatttgaggCATTTCTTGCACTGGGCAGGCCCATCGAGTGGCTTGTAGTCTTCCACCTTAATTCTGGTATGGAAGAGGTATTGTACGTCGTAGATGGTGCGGCTTTTCTGTCCATGTGGCAGAGATACACAGTAGGCCGACTGTGGAATCAGTTTCTTGGAGGTCAGGTCTCGTTTCTTGAACTGGTGTACGTTCGTGACTGTGAATTGCATGTGGCGAAGTTCGGCGGCGAGTTCGTCTTCGGTAATTTCCTCTGGGATATTCTTGAGGACCACTTGGAGTTCTCTGTCTTCTGCTGCTTGGTGGGTGAAATAGGGCATGTTGATGGAATGGAGGTAGTCCAGTGCTGCTCGTTGGTCTGCCAGCgtttcaaagtggtatttgatctgATTATTTTTGTAGATCGCCTTGAGTGGTCCGCTGATCTTCTGCTTTAATTGAGCGTTTAGTTCCAGGTATTTTCCAGTGTAGTTGATTGTCACAGGTGGTATTCTCGGTTTCGGCGGCGGCGGAGCCGTGGCGTCCTGAGTATTTGTGTCGTTAGGCTGAGGCTGGTGTTGGTCTTCCATTGCTGGGTCCTGTTGCTGTAGTGGTGcgtagtagttggtggtgggtacAGCTCGTTGTTCCGTCTGCATGGGGGTATTTTCTTCGGCTTTCCTGCGTTTGgtgcctttccggcggcgtctGACTTCCTGGAATGGTGCATCAGAGTCGCTGGATTCGTCCTGATAGTCCATGGCATTGTGTTGTTCCGTCGGATTGTGACTCTTCGTTCGGCAGTCGTCAGAAGATGAGTTGGCACTGGTGGTTGGGCCGTCCTGCTCCCGCCGTCTTGCGAGTTCCTTTGCTCGTGCGTCGCGGTCGCGGCGGAGTTGTTCCAGTTTCTCTTGAATCATCGCAGTGCATAAGTCTTCAGGCGTGGGGGCCGGTGGGGCGGGGTGTCGCGGTCGAGCGCCCTGAGTGGTCCTGCTCGCGAGTTCTACCTCAGCCCTGTGTGTCTGTTCTGGCCTAGAGGAACGCGGGCTTGCCACCCGCGGGTGGGGCCCTGGCTCCTCGTCGTCCCCTACTCTATTCATCCTACAAGTGCGGCTAGTCCGCACTATCTTGCCTACACTCTATGTCGGTCCTATAACACGACAAATTGCTTAGTACTCGCTAAGAAGCAAGTGAATCGCAGAGTTTTGTAGCTCTCGATAGCGGCGAGTCGCACAAGGCTTCCACACGCACTACGATCGCTAAGGGACTCCAACCCTTTcttgagcagagaatcacaaggcccagccagtgtcgcgggcgggcgcggacggccgagagagcggccgccactctgcgcgccgccgcgccgcgcctcccgcgcttgctaccgcccaacgtccgacagcctgtgcggagcagccccaaacctgcgccacaaccgcccgcgcctttcaaaccaccgaggatggggctacacacagccacaccacagtcgccaaccagtcgccacggcagcgccgcaaaccacggccaaactgcagctaccgcgcgctacagcctgggtcggcccgccgagaatcgccgcccccgcccaaatgccgcccccacagccccagccgacgacccgccacaatggccaaaccttcggcaaaactcccacaccgtcgccgcggcagcccggccagcgcggccggcgccacagccacacaagccgaggcgtgcggcgatgacggccgtgcaaacgcgcctccgccgccccatcgccttccgtcgccctcccgccgtttcccgatcggcccgcagccgtcgggccacatcgcgcgccgtcctcctcctctcgcccgccaacattcacagccgtttctcaacaattgcccgccgcaaacggacgccgcctgcgcaacaggcgccgccgcccctcgccgcttccgacccaacccctcgaccgaggcaaaccgcaatccgaatctacagaccaacccaatctgccgtcaagcacacacgacagccgaccttacacgttacgcgttacacattacgtttacacgtctacgttaggttaggttaggtggacgtgggttaggttaaggggacttgggttaggttaagcgtcaaacttaggttaagcattcaaacacgtcaggcgtcagaggttaggttaggttaggttaggttaggttaggttacacgttaggttaaggggtcagtgctaggttaagaagcgtcaaacgtaggttacaaaagcgttcaaacgtgaggcgtgagccggacagcttaccttacgtagacgttaggggctcacaggctgagctcacctcgccacaccacacgttaggttcggttcggttcgctcggctcagcgtaaagcgccgaggtcagggttacgttcgttcaccttcgggcgccacactttcggttgaaaggtcgcgacgggacgacgtcggcaggcacgccgcaaacgaacaaaaacgtacagacgacgtcggaaaccgccgacagacgggggagcagcacgaccacgaccacgaccagacaccgagcgcgaacgagacacacgcgaaccacccccaccggccaaagggcaccacacaacaacccagagcaccacgtgtcgacaccagagcaacccgccgctcacgcgacatggctggcaccgaagggcaaccgcccgcaactgcgctttccgcgccggcccggatgcacgtcgtgctacaacaacaccactaccgtacacagccgctgttcacaacatcactatcaatggcgcgcccgcggctcgccgccgtcgcagtcgcagccccaacgccagcacttttgcaccaccattcacacgcaccgcaacacagctcgccgacacagccgaacaaaacaaacaccacacaacaacagcaacaacgccgccgcctctacttgtgccggcgacccaccccgccgatggcgcacctctcgccagccggcaatcgacacacacgcacccacccaccggggcccagtgcaaaaaaaaaaaaaaaaaaacacacaaaaacaaaaaaaccaaacaacacaaacgacacgggaagcgcacaccgccacttcgcgcgcacgccaccaaccagtcgtcgtctcaaaataacaaacacaaacaaaataaactaacaactagggcaacacaaaacaaaaacgcctcgcacgaaccgcccacaaaaaggacaagcacacgcacagcctctgctgacgaccacgacgcagcggcacgctgctcctgtcccgcgccccgcgccccactcgattcacaactcacgcgacaccgtcaacgacgggctcgcttcccgcaacctaccacctttccgccacgacgcacagccccagccccacccgacgacgcccgtggcaacgactgcactttcaccaccgcctcccccttcccccccaaaacacacacacacacacacacacagccagccaaaaacgcactcgcgacccacacatgcacgtgcatcggcacacgccaaccagtcaacgtcgacaaccacacgcaaggctcgaaacgaaaccggcgtccttccacgttgccatcaagctacgcgacacaagacacaaggaaccaacacaacagccggccccactaattcccactctcacgccgcaaaaagcacaccgaaaccgccaaacgcacgcacattccccttcgcactgacaccaccgaccggctcgctaccacacacctctcggcagccgtttcacgccaattcgccacaccgcccacacagtcgacaagcgcccgccctgtacggcacacgcaacgacgcagcgcagcaaagggcgcccgcaacacatacctctccgccgcccgacgcgccaaccgccacaccacaccgccagccactcgcaaattgtgcactgccaccagccacacgtccaacacgccgcgccgcctccggccacccgccagggggcgctcacgtccgcgacaacagcgcggcccgccgggccgggccgaaccgaaccgagccgccgctgctctgcactcggcacggccacaccctgctgcagaccgggctcgtccctctgtacgcgtctgcctgcgcatcaacacaacacgaccttttttttttttttcctctctaccgccatcccttcttctcgcgttttactcgttgttgcagcagcggcgcacacctacacatccacagccccagccgagccggcctcacctcagggcccgccgccagcgtctcctcctcgggcacaggtgcggtgctgtggccgcccatccaaccgcattgctggccgtccagccaccaggcgttcccactgccgcgagccacgccgcgcaccgaccctgctgcagaaaacgaagcatagccagagaccgaccgatacacaaagcaagccgtcgcctcgcctcttgtccttcctgccttccttccgcccccgcccttctcacaccaccgcctctccactttcgcccccccccccctccttttttttcttctttctttctttctttggccctctctccttcccgccatggcggttacggcaccgcctgcagcggcagattttttgcgcccacacgcctactcctaccaccattaaccttgccctgccctgcccatcaacgtcgcagtcgaaccgacgcttgccaacacactgcccacgttcctttctcttttcggcctacgcccattacgcgccgccgccacagcaccttcccttcccacaacacaccgacgtcatcacacgcacccaaaacaggggccacgaccgtg encodes the following:
- the LOC124564173 gene encoding activating signal cointegrator 1 complex subunit 2 homolog produces the protein MIQEKLEQLRRDRDARAKELARRREQDGPTTSANSSSDDCRTKSHNPTEQHNAMDYQDESSDSDAPFQEVRRRRKGTKRRKAEENTPMQTEQRAVPTTNYYAPLQQQDPAMEDQHQPQPNDTNTQDATAPPPPKPRIPPKAIHAYQLRPPPSKEPQQPPQPSFAATPKDFPSLRTPWTAASSLFQTPTQQQPTRPKNTARQRLHDLRQQQQQQRSTDNALGLSDIIAALSNMGSIINLLKTKNVFAILADTARKFNDAPDLLSKLLTLLEGIMAFFTD